In the genome of Choristoneura fumiferana chromosome 21, NRCan_CFum_1, whole genome shotgun sequence, the window ATCTGTTTTAGGTttattaaaaccggccaagagcgagtcggacgcgcctaagatagggttccgtagccgctACGAAAATAACAAGTAATATATTAcggtattttgtacggaattttccatgtttaggtatatatgtaagttatttactcttaaatcctactaatattataaatgtgagtttaagagtgagtgagtgagtatgtttgttacttcttcacgctgaaacggctgaacggatttgaatgaaatttggcacaaagttagtttataaccagGATTAAATCATAGGATATTTCTTATCCCAATAAtccaacgggatagggatacaatctggAACTAataatcgctgggcttagagtcatgcaatttggtatgtagatagctggacatctggaataacacataagctactttttatctcgatattcctacgggatagggataaaatcttgaaataacaactgctgggcttagtcatgaaatttggtatgtagatagctggacatcggaaataacacataagtaggctattttttatcccaatattcccatgggatagggataaaatcttgaaataacaaccgctgggcttagagtcatgaaatttggcatgtagatagctggacatctgaaataacacataggcaaatttttacccgactgcccgaaggagggttatgtttttcgagcgtatgtatgtatgtatgtatgtaagtatgtatgtatgtgggtatgtatgtccatttcgttagtcctcgctgcagcctaaacggctggacggattgtaacatatgaggtatcattggattcgtcataactgtcaaagtgacatagggtatataatatttcaatatggcgtctgcgaaaaaaaatatggcgaaggaatatgacaaccttaaatgagcttcttgacagagttctagaccacgagacttattttctttcttttagtttttattaaaaactttaataaatggGTGAGTACAATTTGGGGGGTTGTAGGGTTTGTAAACCTAGTTTGATTCCAATCacaaactatatttttttaggctTTTCTTTGCATAGAAATTATAACTATAGCCCATCACTACACCTCTGGTTCACTGGGATTATGTTTGCCATAAGTCAGGATTTGTCCAGACATGTCTggatttttgaccctttgtcAGGATTGAAGCTGGACTTACCAAGTGTCTGGATTTTAagaaatgtcaaaatttgttGTCATGATGACTATTAATAATAACACCGTTTCTTATAATTGAAATGATAAATTAAGTAGTAACTaatcaacaaaattaatacCATTTCTTTTAAAGCAGCTAAATTACAGCTAAAGAGGTCTCAAtcaattatttgcttaaaactaTACTtgttttggataggtatttaactaaattatatttttgtatttttttatatgacaacCATAACTGGGATACCATTAATAACACAATACAACCAGGGTTGCCAACCGTACGAGGTTCCTCCTACAAATATGAGACTTGTAGCCGTCCATACGAGGTATGAGGACAAAATCAGccaagacagccggtaaaacagccgagagtaagacagccggtgaaattactggcacttgaggtatcccatcttaggcctctaggttggcaacgcatctgcaatcccctggtgttgcaggtgtctatgggcggtggtgatctcttaccatcaggagacccacttgcttgttcgccatccaatagaataacaaaaaaaaaaaaaaaaacaacctcaTACAATTATGTATGATATTTTGTTAATATGGTCATATGAACATTTCGCACCACCATTATTTGCAGTTTTGTAATAATATAgacaaatttagtttttttgtgattttactTGAGTTTTGAGTCTTGAGAAAAGGTTTTTTTGAGATACagtgatgttttatttaattgcaaTAGTTTATTTCATTGAGTAAAAAGTCCTAATCCAATAGTTCAATATGCCTTAATTTTGGTTTTAGCATGTTTTAGatcagggatggggaaactgcaGCCCACGAAGGCTTGAAATCCAGCCTGCAACcaacaaacaaaaatcaagagaagattttgtattgttacaaaatttcaatttcattgGCAATTgccaaattagtgtttcagaaaatacatatcaatatttttatttcagtaaataacatagccaaaaatgcaacaacttggcCTGCCATACATTTCGTTGGTATATATTGGCATgcgaaggaaaaagtttccccatccctgttTTAGatgcataattataaatgtaTGATGTTTGAAAGCCAAAATACGAGATTTTTAGCTGCATAGTACGAGGGATTTTTGTTTACGATTGGCAACCCTGAATACAACAatcatttttgagatttttgtccagcagtggaagtgtcccacaaaaatattttaacagctATAAGGATTACGGCAAAGCGATAAGATAACTGATTGGGTTTATGAAGATGTTATAGAAGAATCATAAAACATGCTGATGACTagaacttttttaaaagtatgttGTTGGTCATAGTTAAATTTAACCTTATAATtgggttgatttattttgtaactattATACTAGCCAATTCCATAACAATCATAACGAaattgcctcctgaacatgcaTTTTAGTTACACTCATGAATGCATACCAACGTTCTgctacataaataattataagatgATACTAGTTCGAACCCATgttaatttaaaaagatattcaAACCAAACATCGTgtctaaaataatgttacagtgTTTCAAAGTGAAAGTATCATTTTCCTGCGCCAAAAGTTGACATCATTCGGCAATTTAAAAACAGAGAAAAACCGGAATAGtaggataaaaaaatacatacgtcACTGAATCTTTCACATAATCCGAGCAGTCCCCGTTCATGAGTTCAAGCCGAAGATAAACGTACAAATTCACAGTAAAACAGCCGGATTTCATGAAATTGTTAAATAGTAGGTAATCAACTCAACTATCAGTTATGTCAACGAAAATGGCACAGCACTGTGTTGCCAACAATTTGGAACCTGATATGGCTATTTTTCACAGCTTGAGTAGCTGAGTAAGAAAGCAAAATGTAATCGACTAACGACGTCGAAatagtaagtacatattttgTACGTAGTACTTACTGTTTCGATGACTAACGATTAACGATTagactgcggggctactactttcgtgtcgttccgtccctctcactcatattattaaataacataagaaGCGTCACctggacggcaagatacgaagttcgaattttctGGTATCTGTTTTGTTTATCTGATGATATGGCATCTGATGATTTTAATGGGTTTATTTTTGAGACTATCAAAATTGACCTATTGTtattctagcccggcttagataattttgatatttgtgatataaaaataaattaaattaattttaatctgaaaaaaaaaacaagtctcgaTACTTGGAACCCTGCAGATTTAGCTTGAATGAAGAAGCAATTGGTTTTAAAGGATGCCGTGAAACCCATAGGAAAATATTACACAGCAAAACAAATGGGCTTTGCTAATTGAAAAATGTGACACAGCTGCTTTGAGACACAGATTCATAAGAATAATACATCCAAAGAGACTAGAAGGCAAACAAATATTCACCTTGATGAAACATATAATGGACATCAGCTATTTTAAATTTGACTTTATTCCTGttcaagtaaaaaataaactcatTTGTAATACctagttttttgtttaattcaacctacCATccacaaaatgcaaaatgttatgAGGTTGTTAGAATTCAAAAGTTAGAAGATATattgtcatttggtgcaaatagAAAATGGATAACACGAAGTTATACGTCAAACtagaaaaatgacaatttaaaatatattaacatGGAACAtttaccatcctgaatatcgtcaAAAATGAAACATTGTCCTATGGTAAAATTATCAAATCTGATGGATGCCGAAAAAAAATGACCACTTGTATTAACGTACATTCAGAATTATGACGCATTGTAAATTATGAGGCCCACctgaaatcatttgttttgggcctacataTTAAGTTATAATGCTTGATTCAGACAACATTCACTTgttgcttatttaatttagcCCCTACTTCGTAATGGAAAATATTCCATTTGTGTTTAATTCATTTACAACATAACTAAACTTGGTTGTAAATTTTTTTGAGCACAATTACACtgacaaaattcactttggttgatattcattttggtccaaattcaaaatggtcaattcaagtggacgattttccatttgcaccgaatgacagtaaatcattttaaataatatctaagtatcaacatcgtttaattggtgtacagcaagtgttcaCAGCGTCATTTTTTTGAATTGGCCGCGGTTTCTCGAGGACATCTTTTGCTGGCCAGTCTATTaggaataaatacattttatttgtaataaataccACAGCATACCTaaatactaatttttttttacatattaaattattattaattaagacatattaaatttttgtaacgtgtgtgttttatttttaaccgagaAGTAATCGTGAAAATTAGTAGATTAAAATGACGATTGATCAATTATTATTCGAATACTCCGTCGATTAATTTAATCGCGACTAAATTAAtcgtaggtaattttattttgtgacgATTGATTGTTCAATCGATTGATTAGTTGATTACAAAAATTATTGATTAATGCCCATGCCCATTTCGGAACtgttgggctactacgaaactcgaagttcgtgtcgtgcggtccctctgacacttatactatttaatattcgaaaatcgaagttcgtaacgtaccgtctctgtcactctcgtataaaataatactagcgtcagcgggacggtacgatacgaacttcgatttccgaatttcgtagtagccctactggccttatactacgaagtgccgaatttgaacttcgtatcttgccatgaattttagacgaccagatggcctagtgattagagaacctgactacgaagcttgagatcccgggttcgattcctgtgtcggggcagatatttgtatgaaaaatacgaatgtttgttctcgggtcttgggtgttaactatgtatttaagtatgtatctatctatataattatatttatccgttgcttagtacccataacacaagctttgctaagcttactttgggactaggtcaatgagggctatcgtcttttgtctcactagatggcgcactgttgcgtgaggtttttaagtatggctttcaaatatagtttttacgggtgtgaaaacaaagtttagattaaaatcatatttaatacaccttaaaaccgtaccataaaaatatggagcatgccacagtgttgcatagtccccgttttgttcggaaaaaagggaggacacagttttccgaaagacaaaactgtctcaaaacacagacattcattgcccctgaacgcatatttgccataattagttTCAGATATtggaaaatattcacaaaattattctaattataaataaacccgcgtagctcactcaaaaactatgagatttgacattttagcgtgaggtctccgaaatgtcccgtgatatttatttattatttatcatagCCCCCCTGAGGTAGGTATTATCCGTCGGAAAATTTTGCGTGggaagtattatttttttcttgttgcTATGTTTTTTTGGGTTGTGATTCTTTCGTTCAACTTATATAAGGACCTTGTCCAATTGTCCATCAAGTAGTCTAAAATGCGACCAGTCGCTATTTAGAATTTTACGTCTTCGATTTCCATTTTGAGGAGCCTAATTGGCGAATTGCCTATGTTGGCTACACTCAGACCTTACTACCACAGACTGGATAGAGGGAGGACAGAACAGACCATTCCATTCCATTATCTCTTATCTTATTAGTGACGAAAATGAGTataaccacagaatatataatagtactgagtATAACATAACTGATCGGCTGTGGATTGATggcattttgttttgtaactgtGTGTAGTTTTTGTGGATGTTTGTTTCATGATTATTTGACTCGGTCTAAGGTGGTCTAAGGACTCGGTAGGTGTCACAGATTTACGACATAAATATTATGAGCTACAATACCAATATAATGTAATTAGGTAACTTTGTTTTAGTACAGGCACTAGGAGCAACTAAAGTGCTGCTTGGGGTACGAATAAAGTTCACAATCATGAATATCTCAATTGAGAAGAGACGGTCGGAGTGTCCGGCGTTGCCCAAAGGTTGGCAAAGGGAAGAAGTCTTAAGAAAAACCGGATTATCAGCAGGGAAAGTTGATGTTTATTACTACAGGTATGTAGCAACTGTCTGTGTCTATTCCCATAATGTTCAACTTTATTTGAAAACTACTGTTAAATCATTTGAAAATATCTTTTCAATTTATTACTTTGTAAGTGGATTCTGTGGATTACCTTCTGAAAGccatttttaagataaattacaTTCGGTAAATGTATAAATACATCTAGATTTTAGCTACTAAACCTCACCTTTGTTCACTTGTACAGACtccttattttaattaaacataggaTTGGAATGCctgcaaatttaaaaacatgttaTTCCACACAACTAACAGAAAATTGTTTACATTGCCAGTCAAGTCTCTGTTAAATGGAGACTATAGTTTCCAATCAAATGTTAAATTAACATTGTAACACATCATTACTAAATCAGAAATAACACTCGGCTCTCTGTAACAACATCTAGCTTGATCCATGGTGACAATGTATTTTCTGTAGCCCTACAGGTAAAAAGTTTCGCAGTAAGCCAGAGCTAGTGCGTTATCTGGGTGATAGTATGGACCTGTCGTGTTTCGACTTTCATCAGGGTCAGATTAACACGATGCTGCTGTGCAAGGCCAAGAAAGCACGAGCGCAGTTTGATTACAGGTTCCCTTAGTGACATACTCGTACACTTGTGTTGTGATCATTATATAGTGCCGTCCTGTGCTTTATGTTACTGTATGCTATTCACCAGATAGATGCTTGTTTTTAATCAGTGTGTCTTATAGGGAGACCATTGTCAGCTCGAACCTATAGCAATTGTGGGATACAGATGGGATTTATAACAAAACACTgatttctttgaaataaataaatatctgattcCACAGtccttataaatatatatagccaatttaaaatttgttaacCTGTTTAAGACTTCCGAAGGGGCCAGGCTAAAAGCATGCTATAGAAAACATGTTTCATGGTGGGGTCTGGCTCACAAGCGTTTTGCCCGCctgttccagtgtgttatgaatattgatgcatacaataactatttgcgtcaacttctgatacaaatagtttttcttttaagtgAAGTATTCATCCTTTCATTAGTTGAAACGGGCCATTGTTTGTGttcatcaatattcataacacactggaatgGCAAAACGCTTGTGAACCACACCCggtgttagtttatttattaagcatATACAAGTTGGTCACACTGTACAGTGAATTGGGTTgccatataataaataaatatcacgggataatATATGAATATCACATCCTATATTGTTGTATCCCATTTAGCAATATTCACATAGTAAGTTCTAATTGACACAGTAGTAATACTTCATGCCTGGAAAtcatactaaggggctgtttcaccatccattgattagtgttaactgacggttaaatgtgatgccgtctctatttgttttgttcaaatagacggagacaacATCACATTtcactgtcagttaacactaatcaatggatggtgaaacagcccctaaatgtggtaatataatttgttgtttttgaTTTCTGCTAACTTTAAATTGAACATGCAACAGGTCAGATGAAGTTAATTTCaccaagacactagtggcctaacttaCTGTTTGAAATATAATGATAGTAAGATTATTACTgttcaaaataatacttaatgatAGTAAGATAGTATAGTCAAATGTCACTCattcaattttgtttattttacaaattgaCCTTTAAAACTATGACTGTGAAAttatattcaatatttttttgtccaaAAAGATTATTACCAGACAGTTTTTGTCAGACTCAGCTCATCTTCGACAGATAGATATTCCCCTTGGCTAAGAATCAAACCTGAGGGTCTTTTGCACAAAGTATCAGACACGattacaatcaaatgacagttttcacatacaaaaactgtcatttgattggaTCTGATTGTGCGTATCAAAAAtattagacaatatggcctcatggttaaactaagttaaatataatatattcatattatgaatttcaaagGAATAAGTTTGGACAGTTATCtgatttgttttgttattcACACCCAATCTGTACTTCTACAACAAAGCCTAGGACTATGCTTACAGTAGAACCtataatatgatatttttataaaatactcagGGTTCATTGATATGGGGTATGAGAATCACATCAAAAATTCatataattaattgtaataaaaatacagtataaatatgtaaattcaAGTAAATGGCTGATATTTTTGGACCCTGGTTATATCAGTCTGATGTTTCTGGAGCATTAGTTTACCTCTGATTAAGTGAGGTATATTTAGGATTGCAGTTATGATTCCACTTATGCACTGCCATTCTTATTGCAGTTTGCTTCGCTCCTTAATTAAATGATTAGcttatgtaattaaaaataaatggataTCAACTAGTAGTCTGGTTATTTGGAGCAATATTTAGTTAGATGCTGAAATTGTAAGCTTTTCACTGCAgcactgtacagtcaccatcaaatgtttattaaaaggtGCGTATGAtctcataaaattataaagcaCTGACTGCTGCAACCTAGGTATGTTTGaagctgactgtactttcttAACATTAACACATTGTCACTGCAGCTTATATATTATCATCTGTTTCAATTCTTGTTAAGTtttcacaaatttaaaaaatgctaATTGCTAATACTTTATTTGCATTGGTCATAGTCAAATTAGTATAATGTAAAAATAGTTGCTTATCAGAATTTAAATTACATATAAAGCAGACTTAGAATCACGTATTTCTTGTCTTTGCCAAATTATCTTATgattctaaaataatttattgaatcaggcgttactttgcggaggtccatatcaatgaactaaaagaatttctttgctcacccgcgaccttatgattgTTAAGTTtttgcaagatatgcgtgttcatgcagttcctccacttccacagtgtgtaagaacacatacaaatcacacaaacccatctatcgccaccagacgcatttcgaactcaaccagagctcatcttcagagcaacacaacctcTAAAGATGATGCTACCAGatgtagcatggtgtatggttgagttcgaaacgcgaaagtgtagtgtagtggtggtgatagatgtatTTGTGTGTggtcttacagtgtggaggtggaggaaatgcatgaacacgcatatcttgcataaacttagctatcatacaaattattttagttcttatGGTTCTTGTCAATTAAATACAAAGTAATTCCTTGTGGTAAgaaattttattagaaaaaaaaaattgatgctAATAGAGAGATTTTATGTGCAGTCAAGTTcacaaacttgtgagcaaaaatttgatcaaaaacatctgaacacgactctacgccgttaacaatagagtcatgttcagatatttttgataaaatttttgctcacaagtttatgaacccGACTGTACATACTCCATTTATtgtaacatttgaaacttaacggtaaaatttgcacacgtttttaaatgaaacaatgaaactattttaaatatgtTAACTTTATACTAAAAacgtaataattatttaatgtacatgtaggaattttttgtcaatttgtgttcgaaataccgagaaacgtgtgttacaatttgaccgttagttcaaaccttaaatttaaTGGAGTATAAAACCTGTAAATTTTATGAGACTGATGCCATTGTGACGCGAGCGTTGGCGTTTATAGTAAGCAGACAATTATTTACTCGCCATGAAATCCATAAATATTAGAAACATATGAAGAGCAATGAAGGTGCTATTTTGGGTTCAATGTATACTTCGTCATCGTTATCATAACATGTGACGTTATCGCTTACATTAGATACAGCGCATGAGTGTTTCGCATGCTTTATTGTTGTGTACTATACTAAACAACATTAATTTGATAGTATTTGTTCAATAATACTTGTTCTAACTAGGCCATGGTATTACtagaattttaatttgttgtatTGAAGTCCCAGGCCAAACCCCATCAagaaattataacatttttaacttattttgttAACGTTAGcattaatgttaattttaaacCTTGATTTTTATGTCTCAAGCTCCTCGCTGGTTATTTTTCTGTAGTCAAGACCCTGAGCTAATCATATTTTGATTTTACAGGGGCGTCCGTTCAGATGCGGCGCTCGTGCCGCCAATCCGTCAAACGGCTTCCATCTTCAAGCAGCCTGTTACCGTGTATAAAACTCAGGAAAGCAAGGTGAAGACTGACTTGAAACATGGCACTCAGGAAAAGCCCAAACAACTGTTCTGGGAGAAGAGGCTAgaggtaaatacatttttgttctatgctttaatttcatcataaccgcactaaatacccagcacaaagcgggacttttctgctctagagcagaaaaattgtatgaaaatcctttattgcattgtgtAGTGTTGTATTCCCAACTCTACAACCAAGTTGGATCGTTTTGAcagtttatttaacaaaattattactttaggaTAGTTTCAACCGCACCTgtcacaaattattaaataattgaggTAGGTGTTGATTTTCATTGGTTTAGAGGAGTCTTAAGAGGCTGAAAACTGAAGCTTGATTCTATGGTCAGGAGTTTTGTtggagtaattaaaaaatatattttctcacTCTCCTTTCATCTCACCATCCATCAAGATAgcttgaatttgatttttttattaatctagtGAAATCCAGGCGTGTTTTGGCTAGAAATGGCCTAGAgccctatattttatttcacgaTAGTGTGAACTATTTCAAGATGATTTAATTTCGGAAAAAACGATGAGTTTTTaccatttatttgttttttcaaccttttggtatttcgtttttttttttcaagttttaacttgtggctttattgtttttcaaatttggctttcagtctgttattacgggcgtgaaaacaaagtttagattaaaatcatatttaatacaccttaaaaccgtaagtaccataaaaatatcgagcatgccacagtgtcgcatagtccccgttttgttcggaaaaaagggagcacaaagatttccgaaagacaaaactgtctcaaaacccCAGACATTAATTGtcctggaacgcatatttgccataattaatttcagatattgcaaaatattcacaaaattattctaattataaataaacccgcgtagctcacccaaaaactatgagatttgacatttcggagagctcacgctacactagcgcctctagtggcgaattcatacgcgatagaaGATGAACCTCATTGAAgaactataaaattttgaatttggaagtgT includes:
- the MBD-like gene encoding methyl-CpG-binding domain protein 2 isoform X1 — translated: MNISIEKRRSECPALPKGWQREEVLRKTGLSAGKVDVYYYSPTGKKFRSKPELVRYLGDSMDLSCFDFHQGQINTMLLCKAKKARAQFDYRGVRSDAALVPPIRQTASIFKQPVTVYKTQESKVKTDLKHGTQEKPKQLFWEKRLEGLTACDANGVIGTTSLPKYIKPLGPYISDATTIQSLATALHVSSQSITGQTGSKQAILENPGVFLNPEQPLIASVTISKEDVRKQEERVKRARARLQEALAAA